A stretch of the Sulfurospirillum sp. UCH001 genome encodes the following:
- a CDS encoding c-type cytochrome — MREIKILAIVIFFTAVTYWGVEPYAHSQMHPHVAPADFSFKEMPSIALNGNIDNGKTLVEANCIACHSIKSLGFEAPMSNDDAAGAYGVVPPDLSHAGAIYDKNYLAGFLKDPVSATKLSHKFGDAKPYAMPSYSYLSEQEIADIVAYLKNVVATKPTDKMVFEEACGRCHSMKYDSFKAQTSSTFMKNYLGAEAPDLSMMIRSKKAEYLTTFINEPLKMVEGIAMPRVGLTAASQEQVIAYMEHVGDRKKAEREDLGLKLIGFMAIFTLIAYAWKVRIWKEVA; from the coding sequence ATGAGAGAGATTAAGATTTTAGCCATTGTGATTTTCTTTACCGCAGTTACCTATTGGGGTGTTGAGCCTTATGCACATTCACAAATGCACCCGCATGTTGCGCCTGCTGATTTTAGCTTTAAAGAGATGCCTTCCATCGCACTCAATGGCAATATCGATAATGGCAAAACGCTCGTTGAAGCTAACTGTATAGCATGCCATAGCATTAAAAGTTTAGGCTTTGAGGCACCAATGAGTAATGATGATGCGGCTGGTGCGTACGGCGTTGTCCCACCTGATCTTAGCCATGCAGGAGCCATTTACGATAAAAACTACCTTGCAGGCTTTTTAAAAGATCCTGTCAGTGCGACTAAACTTTCACATAAATTTGGTGATGCAAAACCTTATGCGATGCCAAGTTACAGTTATTTAAGTGAGCAAGAGATTGCGGATATTGTGGCGTATCTTAAAAATGTTGTCGCAACAAAACCTACCGATAAAATGGTCTTTGAAGAGGCGTGTGGAAGATGTCATAGTATGAAATACGATAGTTTTAAAGCACAGACATCAAGCACATTTATGAAAAACTATCTGGGCGCTGAAGCACCTGATCTATCGATGATGATTCGCTCCAAAAAAGCGGAATATCTCACAACATTCATCAATGAACCGCTAAAGATGGTTGAAGGCATTGCAATGCCTCGCGTAGGGCTAACTGCGGCATCTCAAGAGCAAGTGATTGCGTACATGGAACATGTGGGTGATCGCAAAAAAGCAGAGCGAGAAGATCTCGGTCTGAAGCTCATTGGATTTATGGCTATTTTTACCCTAATAGCGTATGCATGGAAAGTTCGAATTTGGAAAGAGGTGGCGTAA
- a CDS encoding methyl-accepting chemotaxis protein: MLKTIKAKAIFTLFVATFGAFSLLFFLISNDYEKLVKNQFQHSLTMLSSSIFQTIKESMNSGDPQTINTAIQNASTIQGVEQLHVYPSDSVKALFSKQNDSTPSDLAPLFQAQKEFFEERGKSVRIAFSLKAEESCLACHTNVQKGDVLGVSELIISAQESYDNIASAKRRVVFFMVGVLVLVLVSFSLFFKKEIFDVIEKLRFMVFNVAKGDCDLTKRLEIKHYDELGVVSSLINEFLSKIQTTLNVVKQSSSSNLTSSEELTCIAALLVEKLSSQIEAIAQVHHSIIAIRTETNESYTLSQMSSKNLKEARDFLGKLFLELESSVKSIQNDSQHEKELAMKTSQLTAHAEQIKSVLEAIEEIASQTNLLSLNAAIEAARAGEHGRGFAVVADEVRKLAEKTQKSLEEISVVVHAISSGISEVSTEIAKSSENAVVISSHSQTLIDEARKSDEKLSLAANNAEATMIKSSQSLHHIEALVDVAQTMVSVAEETKVTSLKFQTIAYEQAQKSNELQTTLQAFHSQNDA, from the coding sequence ATGTTAAAAACAATCAAAGCAAAAGCAATTTTCACTCTTTTTGTTGCAACTTTTGGAGCTTTTAGCCTTTTATTTTTTTTGATATCAAATGATTATGAAAAATTGGTCAAAAACCAATTTCAACACTCTCTTACAATGTTGTCGTCTTCTATTTTTCAGACTATTAAAGAAAGTATGAATTCGGGTGATCCTCAAACGATTAACACAGCTATACAAAACGCTTCAACCATTCAAGGCGTAGAACAATTACATGTTTATCCGAGCGATTCTGTCAAAGCACTGTTTTCTAAACAAAATGACTCAACCCCTTCTGATTTAGCACCTTTGTTTCAGGCGCAAAAAGAATTTTTTGAAGAGAGAGGAAAAAGCGTTCGTATAGCATTTTCTCTCAAAGCAGAAGAGAGCTGTCTTGCGTGTCATACCAATGTACAAAAAGGAGATGTCTTAGGGGTAAGTGAGCTCATCATCTCCGCACAAGAATCGTATGATAACATCGCATCTGCAAAGCGTAGAGTCGTCTTTTTTATGGTGGGTGTTTTAGTCTTAGTTTTAGTCAGTTTTTCGCTTTTTTTTAAAAAAGAAATTTTTGATGTGATTGAAAAATTACGATTTATGGTTTTTAATGTTGCCAAAGGTGATTGTGACTTAACGAAACGCCTTGAAATCAAACATTATGATGAATTAGGCGTTGTTTCTTCACTCATTAATGAATTTTTATCAAAGATACAGACAACACTGAATGTTGTGAAGCAAAGCTCATCTTCTAATTTAACATCATCAGAAGAACTTACCTGTATCGCAGCATTGTTAGTTGAAAAGCTTTCATCGCAGATAGAAGCGATCGCACAAGTGCATCATTCCATTATAGCAATCCGCACTGAAACCAATGAGTCTTATACTCTCTCTCAAATGAGTTCTAAAAATTTAAAAGAAGCACGAGACTTTTTAGGGAAACTTTTTTTAGAGCTTGAGAGTTCTGTGAAAAGTATACAAAATGACAGCCAGCATGAAAAAGAGCTTGCCATGAAAACATCACAACTCACTGCTCATGCAGAGCAGATTAAAAGCGTGCTCGAAGCGATTGAAGAGATTGCATCTCAAACAAATCTTCTCTCCCTCAATGCTGCCATCGAAGCAGCACGTGCAGGTGAACATGGACGAGGTTTTGCTGTGGTTGCTGATGAAGTACGAAAATTGGCTGAGAAAACTCAAAAAAGCCTTGAAGAGATTAGTGTTGTGGTTCATGCGATTAGCTCTGGAATATCAGAAGTGAGTACAGAAATCGCAAAAAGTTCTGAAAATGCAGTCGTCATTTCATCGCATTCGCAAACACTGATCGATGAAGCCCGTAAATCCGATGAAAAACTCTCTTTAGCAGCCAATAATGCAGAAGCAACGATGATAAAAAGTAGCCAATCTTTACATCACATTGAAGCATT